One genomic region from Cardiocondyla obscurior isolate alpha-2009 linkage group LG01, Cobs3.1, whole genome shotgun sequence encodes:
- the LOC139102327 gene encoding protein rolling stone: MPPECEEIEIRDMLEKNDYIERAVPKKSSKLCTLCGHRAMVSKLWCQEIGRRWRQAVRQKPPQARVLSEPKCQSYVAIWYLYYRWIIFLVWAAFVVCSIFEFGSYKPLFQWEKWPIYLTNWDMVLGLIQALVGGILVSKRWRLQKIPGFDPCGLKLESTERVYWFLYVVTTNMAIGVTVCYWLAVYNPELHQVDPLNIMMHVCNSVLMLIDLFVTSIPFRLRNFWWCLSIVLFYVIFSVIYYIAGGLDKHGVHYIYKVLDWKKPVRTSLVCIGGFTFVTVLHCVVCMLANIRDRIYRKTAEKFNKPAQINIMDDKPLPEKQAEV; this comes from the exons atgcctCCTGAGTGTGAAGAAATTGAGATTCGCGACATGTTGGAAAAGAACGACTACATCGAACGAGCTGTTCCGAAGAAGTCATCAAAGCTTTGCACGTTATGCG GTCATCGCGCAATGGTGAGCAAACTTTGGTGCCAAGAGATTGGACGAAGATGGAGACAGGCAGTGAGACAAAAACCTCCGCAAGCACGTGTATTGTCAGAACCAAAATGTCAGTCGTACGTGGCTATCTGGTATCTGTACTATCGCTGGATCATCTTCCTCGTTTGGGCCGCCTTTGTCGTGTGTTCAATATTCGAGTTCGGCAGCTACAAACCGCTGTTTCAATGGGAGAAATGGCCAATTTATTTAACCAACTGGGACATGGTTTTGGGCCTTATACAGGCGCTTGTTGGTGGTATTCTCGTCTCGAAACGATGGCGATTGCAGAAGATACCAGGTTTCGATCCTTGCGGTCTCAAATTGGAATCTACTGAGCGAGTGTACTGGTTTCTGTACGTCGTCACTACCAATATGGCCATTGGTGTAACGGTGTGTTACTGGCTTGCCGTGTACAATCCAGAGCTTCATCAAGTGGATCCGCTCAACATTATGATGCATGTGTGCAACAGCGTGCTGATGCTGATTGATTTATTTGTTACCAGCATACCGTTTCGCCTACGAAATTTCTGGTGGTGCCTATCGATCGTTCTATTCTACGTGATCTTCTCTGTGATCTATTACATCGCCGGCGGTCTCGACAAGCACGGCGTCCACTATATCTACAAAGTTCTTGACTGGAAAAAACCGGTGCGGACATCACTTGTTTGTATCGGTGGTTTCACGTTCGTGACGGTGTTACATTGCGTCGTTTGCATGCTGGCGAACATCAGAGACCGCATCTATCGCAAGACTGCCGAGAAATTCAATAAACCTGCGCAGATAAATATAATGGATGATAAACCGCTTCCAGAAAAACAAGCAGAAGTTTAG